The genomic region GGTCCCACATTGCCCCTTCAATTGTGGACTTCGCCATATTGTTTTTACGTATATGTGAGAACAACTGACTAATCTCAGATGGGTGATGAATTTCTTTATGTAAAAGAGCAGGGATGAGAAAGTCCTCTAGCATATGCCAATTCGTTTTTAATGTTTCTTCATTGTACCAAGGGGCTGGGAATGCAACAGATTCCCCCCATCCTGTTAAGCCATCTTCGTCTATAGCTTCTAGCAATAAAAACTCTTTTTCTTGTAATGACCCAAAACTAGTCGTAAAGGAAAATTTCATCTCCATTTTGACGTGACGTAATGTTACTCGACTTACTTTCATTTCACCACACCTTATCTATTTTTAATCTCGTTCGCTTAACTAACTTGTAATAATTAATATGCCCATTGTCCGCTTTTTCCAAGGAAATTACTGCATAGCCATTATTGAAAAAGTATTGAAAAATTTCTCGAATCTTCATTCGCCAATCATAGGCAAGGGCTTGATTACGGGACTTTATTTTATGAAATTGCATCGGTATTGGAACGGTATAACATAAGCCATCTTTTAAGTTTAAATCCTCTAATTTTACATATTGTAATCTTGGTAAATTTTGATCATTAAGTTCCCATTCAATTACTGTTTCTTCCGGTAAACTGTGAACAAACCCTCTGCTTAATTCCCGGTCAATCCACCACTCTACTTTAAATCGATCAGTGGGGAGCCCTTTGTTTAGACTATCATTCATGGTTCCATAGCAATTTTCTATATATGTAGAGCAAATAGCACCTAGTTTCGATAGATTTAAGTAAGCATTTCTACTTTGTAACGGGTCAAAGGTCCATGATATTAGGGAATATCCCATTTGCTTTGCTTGCTTTCGTTGTTCTTCTTTTAACATGGTGCCAACCCCATGCTCTTGAAAGGCGGGATCTATGCCCAACATATGAGAGCATAAATAGATTTGGTTATGTTTATAACCTGGAAAACTGAAACTAAACCCTATGATTTGATCTTGGTTATAAGCACCTAAAATTAGACCGCCATTCTGGGAAGCGGTTAATGTATGGTGGACAGGAATAGGTGTCATATTCCATATGTTTTGCTGTAAATCATCAATATGGGTTAATTCGTCCTTTTTCGATAACACCCGTATTTCTATGTGTTTCTTTGAATACATCGTTATTGCTCTCCTTTGTGGGCGTTCGCCGTTTTAAGTATCGCTTTTGTTAATATTTCTACCCCCGTAAAAATACGGTCATGATTAAATGACATGTGGGGATGATGCAATCCAGGCTGTAAACCACACCCAAGTCCTAGCATCGTTGCCATAATATCGGGTTTTTTTAAGGTATAATAGTGAAAATCTTCGCCACCACTTGTCACAATTGGTTTACATTCGTATGGTTTGCCGACTGTATCAATGATTGCTTCACTCATATATTGCATAGCTTTTTCGCTTACAGTAGCAGCCGCAATTCTTGCTTCAACATTTAAGGAGATGGTTACATTATGTATGTTAGCGATATGTTTAATGGTATGTTTGACCTGATTAACTAACTGCTTCATATTTTCGTTGGATTGAGCACGTAAATCCAAACTAAAAGTTGCTTTACCAGGGATTAAATTTCCGGCATCTCCACCTGCGTGAAACTTCGTCATTTTGGCTGTGTAGGGTGTCATTGGATCTAGGTGGATGTTTTGGATCTCACGTACGATGGATGCACCAATTTCAATTGCGTTTTGTCCAAGGTGAGGTCTTGCTCCGTGGGCATCTTCACCATGAATTTTCCCAGATAAAAATTGGGCAGCCCCATGATAAATAGCCGGGGAGGCATACCCGTCTGCTAGTTCTTGAACTGGGCGCAAATGAACACCAAATAAGAAATCTACATCATTAAGAATATCTCGTTCAATTAAGGCCAATGCGCCTGTACCTTTTTCTTCTGCTGGTTGGAAGATGAATTTTAGTTTAATACCTTCAGGGATAGACAATTTTTGGAACAAAAGAGCGGCTCCAATTACCATTGTCATGTGGGCATCATGACCACATGAGTGGTTTGCCTTGAATTCTCCATCTACCTCTTGCCATAAAGCATCCATGTCAGCACGAAGTCCAATACAAAAATCCCCAGAGCCCATTTCAACGACGAGTCCAGGTATATCTGTAAATCTATGAACGGTTAAGCCCCTAGTTTCAAAGATTGCTTGGATATAGTTTGTCGTATCATACTCGTGCCAACTCGTTTCCGGATGTTGATGCAAATGATGAAAAATTTGTTTTAACTCTGCCTCTATTTCTTTTATGAATTGTTTCACATTCATTTCCTCCTGCTATTAACGATTCCATGATAGAAATATCATTATGGATTGCTTTTAAAGCTATCATAATATTGTTATCCATTCAATTGTTTTCTGAATGTTAGAACAGTTAGCTTGGGTAAACGTTTTTGAGAAGGTTGTGTTTCACCTGTCAATAAAGTCCTCTAAAGTATCATACAATGAATTAGTGGGTTTAAGGTTTACGGACTATTCGGAGAACCCATACTGGTATTGATAACGTCAAGGAGGTGACACAATGCATTACTTTTATGTAATCGCCTTTTTAAATCTTGTGGATTTAACGTTTACTTCGGTAGGTTTGTCCTTAAACGTAATTGAAGAGGGAAATCCAATCATGGATTTTTTATGGCAAGCCTCACCATACTATTTCATCCTTGTAAAAGGTTTTTTGTCGATTATATTGGTCGTAATGGCATTGTGTTTTCCGTTACATTTTGTAAGCAAAAGAGGGTGGAACATTCTCTTAAAAGGGACAACAGCAATATATGTTTTTGTCATCGGCTTACATTTCGTATGGGTGAAAGTGATTGTATAAGAACGAAACATAGGTTAACCGGATAAAACCGAGGTAATCCTCACTATGAAACAAAATATAATTTTACCCTTGCTAGGGAGTGCACTGTACCATATTTAACAGATCAAATCACATATGATTTGGTCTGTTGTTTTTCCGTATATATTTGCGGTTACTGGCTATTGATACGTGAATTAGCATACAAAATAGCAATACAGCACAATGACAATAGCTGTTGTCAACTTACTATTTATGGTGATGCTGTTTGCTTTGTAGATTTTTATAAACTAAGTAGGTATTGTAATTTTATGTTAAAATAATGATAGACATTGTAAAGAATTGTTATTTTAAGGGTAATATCAATCAGTTAGAGGTGTACATGTGAAAGAAAACTATCTGTTTAAAAATACGATTCAAACAGAAGAAGAATTACGCTCAATCATTGGTTTTCCTAGTGAATTAGTGAATAATAAAGTAATTACATATCTTGATAAACATTGTTTAGAATTTATATCGAAATCACCGTTTGTAGTTATTTCTACTTCTCATGAATTTGGATTTTGTGATGTTTCTCCAAGAGGAGATAAGACTGGATTTGTACAAGTTCTAAGTGAAAAGCAGTTAGTCATACCGGAAAGACCTGGAAATAAAAGAATAGATTCTATGCGAAATATTTTATCCAATCCAAGAATAGGCCTTCTCTTTTTTATTCCTGGTTTGGGTGAAACATTGAGAGTTAATGGTAAAGCCACTTTGGTTACAGATGATGAACTGCTTGATAACATGTCATTTAAAGAAAAAAGACCTCTCTTGGGTATTGGTGTTGAGGTAGATGAATGTTTTATTCATTGTGCAAAAGCCTTCAAACGTTCGAGGTTATGGGAACCTAATTCCTGGACAGATAAAGCTCTATTGCCGTCAGCTGCAAAAATAATATTTGAACACGCTAAACTTCCTAATACAAGTGTTGATTCCATTCAGAAAAGGCTAGAAGAGGGTTATTCAAAACGGCTATATTAATTGTTTCGCTAATCGGGGTTAGAGTTTAACAAGAGATCATCCAAAGATGGTCTTTTATTTTTTTTAAAAACGAATGTTGGAATATCATGTTAAGATTTAATCATAAGGACCTTGTGTTACGCGCCAGTTTAGTTGAATAAATTGTCTTAATAAGATAGAGCAATATATGTATTCTAAGTTGTTAGGAAAGGGGAATTACATTTGGGTATTGATTACACAATTTTTAATTCAATACCAAATCCTGTTGTATTAGAGGGCATTCTAGAACTTCATAAAGACATTTTTGGTACTTCTGATGATTTGATTAACAAGATGAAAAGTAAACCCAATTTGTTAGTCATTACTGCAAAGGATAACAAAAAAGTG from Salirhabdus salicampi harbors:
- a CDS encoding M20 peptidase aminoacylase family protein, producing MKQFIKEIEAELKQIFHHLHQHPETSWHEYDTTNYIQAIFETRGLTVHRFTDIPGLVVEMGSGDFCIGLRADMDALWQEVDGEFKANHSCGHDAHMTMVIGAALLFQKLSIPEGIKLKFIFQPAEEKGTGALALIERDILNDVDFLFGVHLRPVQELADGYASPAIYHGAAQFLSGKIHGEDAHGARPHLGQNAIEIGASIVREIQNIHLDPMTPYTAKMTKFHAGGDAGNLIPGKATFSLDLRAQSNENMKQLVNQVKHTIKHIANIHNVTISLNVEARIAAATVSEKAMQYMSEAIIDTVGKPYECKPIVTSGGEDFHYYTLKKPDIMATMLGLGCGLQPGLHHPHMSFNHDRIFTGVEILTKAILKTANAHKGEQ
- a CDS encoding pyridoxamine 5'-phosphate oxidase family protein, which gives rise to MKENYLFKNTIQTEEELRSIIGFPSELVNNKVITYLDKHCLEFISKSPFVVISTSHEFGFCDVSPRGDKTGFVQVLSEKQLVIPERPGNKRIDSMRNILSNPRIGLLFFIPGLGETLRVNGKATLVTDDELLDNMSFKEKRPLLGIGVEVDECFIHCAKAFKRSRLWEPNSWTDKALLPSAAKIIFEHAKLPNTSVDSIQKRLEEGYSKRLY
- a CDS encoding DUF5658 family protein, which gives rise to MHYFYVIAFLNLVDLTFTSVGLSLNVIEEGNPIMDFLWQASPYYFILVKGFLSIILVVMALCFPLHFVSKRGWNILLKGTTAIYVFVIGLHFVWVKVIV
- a CDS encoding GNAT family N-acetyltransferase, with amino-acid sequence MYSKKHIEIRVLSKKDELTHIDDLQQNIWNMTPIPVHHTLTASQNGGLILGAYNQDQIIGFSFSFPGYKHNQIYLCSHMLGIDPAFQEHGVGTMLKEEQRKQAKQMGYSLISWTFDPLQSRNAYLNLSKLGAICSTYIENCYGTMNDSLNKGLPTDRFKVEWWIDRELSRGFVHSLPEETVIEWELNDQNLPRLQYVKLEDLNLKDGLCYTVPIPMQFHKIKSRNQALAYDWRMKIREIFQYFFNNGYAVISLEKADNGHINYYKLVKRTRLKIDKVW